Part of the Deltaproteobacteria bacterium genome, GTACGCCAGGAGACGGTTTCACCCGTCGTTTTGCTTGGGTTTGAACAAGGCCAGAATCTTTTCGTGGACCAGTCCGGGCATTGGCTTGGCAGCTACACTCCCATGGTCATGCGTGTTCATCCGTTCAAGCTGGCACGAACCGACAGCGGACAGATGATTTTATGTGTCGATCAGGATTCGGAACTGATCTCCGATGACCAGGGAGAGCCCTTTTTCGACGCCGGAGGAGGTCCGTCGCCCGCCGTGAAAGCCATCATGGAGCTGCTCAACCACCTCCAGGCAGGACAGGCGGCCACGACAACGGCCTGCGCGGCCCTGGCCAGACACGGCGTGCTCAAGCCCTGGCCCCTGACCGTCAAGGCCCCTTCCGGACCGATCAAGCTCGACGGCCTCTTCCAGATCGACGAACAGGCGTTGAATACCATCGCGGACGACGCCTTTCTGGAACTGCGTCGCGCCGGAGCCCTTCCCATGGCCTATTGCCAACTGCTGTCCATGATGCGCGTTCCAAGCCTGGAGCGGCTGGCCGCCCTGAAAATGCGCAAAACATCCCAGGCCCCAACCCCGCCCGCCGACATGCCCAAGCTCTCCCTCGCCGACGATATGTTCCGTTT contains:
- a CDS encoding peptidase, which produces MPTYVPLNTKDHASKRWKRPVSHAFAQQDITAPIVGPEFPQAVAAFPIAFFVRQETVSPVVLLGFEQGQNLFVDQSGHWLGSYTPMVMRVHPFKLARTDSGQMILCVDQDSELISDDQGEPFFDAGGGPSPAVKAIMELLNHLQAGQAATTTACAALARHGVLKPWPLTVKAPSGPIKLDGLFQIDEQALNTIADDAFLELRRAGALPMAYCQLLSMMRVPSLERLAALKMRKTSQAPTPPADMPKLSLADDMFR